The Strigops habroptila isolate Jane chromosome 8, bStrHab1.2.pri, whole genome shotgun sequence genome includes a window with the following:
- the RAD54L gene encoding DNA repair and recombination protein RAD54-like isoform X1, whose protein sequence is MRRSLAPSQLAKRKVGDEEEEEDWHPPTTRKRQKPVSEAESGECYRSPFRKPLAQLTNRPHCLDSSQHEAFIRSILSKPFKVPIPNYKGPLGLRALGIKRAGLRSPLHDPFEEGALVLYEPPLLSAHDQLKIDKDKAPVHVVVDPVLSRVLRPHQREGVKFLWDCVTSRRIPGSHGCIMADEMGLGKTLQCITLMWTLLRQSPDCKPEIEKAMVVSPSSLVRNWYNEVEKWLGGRIQPLAIDGGSKEEIDRKLVGFMNQRGLRVPSPILIISYETFRLHAEALQKGSVGLVICDEGHRLKNSENQTYQALNSLNTPRRVLISGTPIQNDLLEYFSLVHFVNSGILGTAQEFKRHFEIPILKGRDADASEAERHKGEERLKELISIVNRCLIRRTSDILSKYLPVKIEQVVCCRLTPLQAELYKNFLKQAKPVEELKEGKISVSSLSSITSLKKLCNHPALIHDKCVEEEEGFMGALDLFPAGYSTKSLEPQLSGKMLVLDYILAVTKSTSNDKVVLVSNYTQTLDLFEKLCRSRRYLYVRLDGTMSIKKRAKVVERFNSASSPEFIFMLSSKAGGCGLNLIGANRLVMFDPDWNPANDEQAMARVWRDGQKKTCYIYRLLSTGTIEEKIFQRQTHKKALSSCVVDEEQDVERHFSLGELKELFTLNESTTSDTHDKIKCRRCVNGHQVRPPPEGSDCTSDLSQWHHCADKRGLQDSVLKAAWDAAVTFTFHHHSHEEQRGIL, encoded by the exons ATG AGAAGGAGCCTGGCCCCGAGCCAGCTGGCCAAGAGGAAGGTGGGcgatgaggaggaggaggaggactggCATCCCCCGACG actCGGAAGAGGCAGAAGCCTGTCAGTGAGGCAGAGAGTGGAGAATGTTACAGGTCGCCTTTCCGGAAACCCTTGGCTCAACTGACCAACAGACCTCACTGCTTGGATAGCAGTCAACAT GAGGCTTTTATCCGCAGCATTTTGTCCAAACCCTTCAAAGTCCCCATTCCAAATTATAAAG GGCCGCTGGGCTTGCGTGCGCTGGGTATCAAACGGGCAGGGCTGAGGAGTCCTCTCCATGACCCTTTTGAGGAAGGAGCTCTGGTTCTGTACGAGCCCCCACTGCTGAGTGCCCACGACCAGCTGAAAATAGACAA GGACAAAGCACCTGTCCATGTTGTGGTGGATCCTGTCCTCAGTCGTGTTTTACGGCCCCATCAGAGAGAA GGAGTGAAATTCCTCTGGGACTGTGTGACGAGTCGGCGCATCCCCGGGAGCCATGGCTGTATCATGGCAGATGAAATGGGACTGGGCAAAACCCTGCAGTGCATCACACTCATGTGGACGCTTCTCCGGCAAAGTCCAGACTGCAAGCCTGAAATAGAGAAAGCCATGGTGGTGTCTCCCTCCAGCCTGGTGAGAAACTGGTACAATGAAGTAGAGAAATGGCTGGGAGGAAGGATCCAGCCACTGGCCATTGATGGAGGCTCCAAAGAAGAGATTGACCGTAAACTAG TTGGCTTTATGAACCAGCGTGGCCTGCGAGTGCCTTCACCCATCCTTATCATCTCCTATGAGACCTTCCGACTCCACGCTGAGGCATTGCAGAAGGGCAGTGTTGGGCTGGTCATATGTGATGAG GGCCATAGACTGAAGAACTCTGAAAACCAAACATACCAAGCTCTCAACAGCTTAAATACACCTCGACGAGTCCTTATCTCAGGCACCCCCATTCAGAACGACCTGCTTGAATATTTCAGCCTGGTGCACTTTGTCAATTCTGGCATCCTGG GAACTGCGCAGgaatttaaaagacattttgaaattcCAATTTTGAAAGGCAGAGATGCGGATGCAAGTGAAGCTGAGAGAcacaaaggagaagagaggctTAAAGAGCTGATCAGTATTGTGAACAG GTGTTTAATCCGAAGAACTTCAGACATCCTATCCAAATACCTGCCGGTGAAGATCGAGCAGGTGGTGTGCTGCAG ACTGACACCTCTGCAGGCTGAGCTGTACAAGAACTTCCTGAAGCAAGCCAAGCCAGTGGAGGAGCTGAAGGAGGGCAAAATCAGTGTGTCGTCTCTCTCTTCCATCACTTCCTTGAAGAAGCTCTGCAATC ACCCTGCTCTTATCCATGATAAGTGtgtggaagaggaagaaggttTTATGGGAGCCCTGGACTTGTTCCCTGCTGGCTACAGCACCAAATCTTTGGAGCCCCAGCTTTCAG GAAAGATGCTGGTTTTGGACTACATCCTTGCCGTTACAAAAAGCACCAGTAATGATAAGGTGGTTTTAGTGTCTAACTACACTCAAACACTGGACCTATTTGAGaagctctgcaggagcagaag GTATTTATATGTCCGGCTGGATGGCACTATGTCCAttaaaaagagagcaaaagtCGTGGAGCGATTCAACAGCGCCTCG AGCCCTGAGTTTATCTTCATGCTAAGCAGCAAAGCAGGTGGCTGTGGTTTGAATTTGATCGGGGCTAACAGACTGGTTATGTTCGACCCAGACTGGAATCCAGCTAATGATGAGCAGGCCATGGCTCGTGTGTGGCGGGATGGCCAAAAGAAGACATGCTACATCTATCGGCTGCTTTCG ACGGGGACCATAGAGGAGAAGATATTCCAACGCCAGACCCACAAGAAGGCCCTCAGCAGCTGCGTGGTGGATGAGGAGCAGGATGTAGAAAGGCACTTCTCACTTGGGGAGCTGAAGGAGCTCTTCACGTTGAATGAGTCCACCACCAGTGACACCCATGACAA GATCAAGTGTCGTCGCTGTGTGAACGGCCACCAGGTCCGGCCCCCTCCTGAAGGGTCTGACTGCACCTCTGACCTCTCCCAGTGGCACCACTGTGCTGACAAGCGGGGGCTGCAGGACTCTGTGCTGAAGGCTGCgtgggatgctgctgtcacCTTCACTTTCCATCATCACTCCCATGAGGAGCAGCGAGGGATCCTTTAA
- the RAD54L gene encoding DNA repair and recombination protein RAD54-like isoform X2 → MADEMGLGKTLQCITLMWTLLRQSPDCKPEIEKAMVVSPSSLVRNWYNEVEKWLGGRIQPLAIDGGSKEEIDRKLVGFMNQRGLRVPSPILIISYETFRLHAEALQKGSVGLVICDEGHRLKNSENQTYQALNSLNTPRRVLISGTPIQNDLLEYFSLVHFVNSGILGTAQEFKRHFEIPILKGRDADASEAERHKGEERLKELISIVNRCLIRRTSDILSKYLPVKIEQVVCCRLTPLQAELYKNFLKQAKPVEELKEGKISVSSLSSITSLKKLCNHPALIHDKCVEEEEGFMGALDLFPAGYSTKSLEPQLSGKMLVLDYILAVTKSTSNDKVVLVSNYTQTLDLFEKLCRSRRYLYVRLDGTMSIKKRAKVVERFNSASSPEFIFMLSSKAGGCGLNLIGANRLVMFDPDWNPANDEQAMARVWRDGQKKTCYIYRLLSTGTIEEKIFQRQTHKKALSSCVVDEEQDVERHFSLGELKELFTLNESTTSDTHDKIKCRRCVNGHQVRPPPEGSDCTSDLSQWHHCADKRGLQDSVLKAAWDAAVTFTFHHHSHEEQRGIL, encoded by the exons ATGGCAGATGAAATGGGACTGGGCAAAACCCTGCAGTGCATCACACTCATGTGGACGCTTCTCCGGCAAAGTCCAGACTGCAAGCCTGAAATAGAGAAAGCCATGGTGGTGTCTCCCTCCAGCCTGGTGAGAAACTGGTACAATGAAGTAGAGAAATGGCTGGGAGGAAGGATCCAGCCACTGGCCATTGATGGAGGCTCCAAAGAAGAGATTGACCGTAAACTAG TTGGCTTTATGAACCAGCGTGGCCTGCGAGTGCCTTCACCCATCCTTATCATCTCCTATGAGACCTTCCGACTCCACGCTGAGGCATTGCAGAAGGGCAGTGTTGGGCTGGTCATATGTGATGAG GGCCATAGACTGAAGAACTCTGAAAACCAAACATACCAAGCTCTCAACAGCTTAAATACACCTCGACGAGTCCTTATCTCAGGCACCCCCATTCAGAACGACCTGCTTGAATATTTCAGCCTGGTGCACTTTGTCAATTCTGGCATCCTGG GAACTGCGCAGgaatttaaaagacattttgaaattcCAATTTTGAAAGGCAGAGATGCGGATGCAAGTGAAGCTGAGAGAcacaaaggagaagagaggctTAAAGAGCTGATCAGTATTGTGAACAG GTGTTTAATCCGAAGAACTTCAGACATCCTATCCAAATACCTGCCGGTGAAGATCGAGCAGGTGGTGTGCTGCAG ACTGACACCTCTGCAGGCTGAGCTGTACAAGAACTTCCTGAAGCAAGCCAAGCCAGTGGAGGAGCTGAAGGAGGGCAAAATCAGTGTGTCGTCTCTCTCTTCCATCACTTCCTTGAAGAAGCTCTGCAATC ACCCTGCTCTTATCCATGATAAGTGtgtggaagaggaagaaggttTTATGGGAGCCCTGGACTTGTTCCCTGCTGGCTACAGCACCAAATCTTTGGAGCCCCAGCTTTCAG GAAAGATGCTGGTTTTGGACTACATCCTTGCCGTTACAAAAAGCACCAGTAATGATAAGGTGGTTTTAGTGTCTAACTACACTCAAACACTGGACCTATTTGAGaagctctgcaggagcagaag GTATTTATATGTCCGGCTGGATGGCACTATGTCCAttaaaaagagagcaaaagtCGTGGAGCGATTCAACAGCGCCTCG AGCCCTGAGTTTATCTTCATGCTAAGCAGCAAAGCAGGTGGCTGTGGTTTGAATTTGATCGGGGCTAACAGACTGGTTATGTTCGACCCAGACTGGAATCCAGCTAATGATGAGCAGGCCATGGCTCGTGTGTGGCGGGATGGCCAAAAGAAGACATGCTACATCTATCGGCTGCTTTCG ACGGGGACCATAGAGGAGAAGATATTCCAACGCCAGACCCACAAGAAGGCCCTCAGCAGCTGCGTGGTGGATGAGGAGCAGGATGTAGAAAGGCACTTCTCACTTGGGGAGCTGAAGGAGCTCTTCACGTTGAATGAGTCCACCACCAGTGACACCCATGACAA GATCAAGTGTCGTCGCTGTGTGAACGGCCACCAGGTCCGGCCCCCTCCTGAAGGGTCTGACTGCACCTCTGACCTCTCCCAGTGGCACCACTGTGCTGACAAGCGGGGGCTGCAGGACTCTGTGCTGAAGGCTGCgtgggatgctgctgtcacCTTCACTTTCCATCATCACTCCCATGAGGAGCAGCGAGGGATCCTTTAA